From a single Streptomyces sp. NBC_01264 genomic region:
- a CDS encoding DUF6986 family protein, with product MGQQEKVATSLAGAVSEGISASLKPVDAELARHYPGDPGTRQPIHTVYVPGDVFAADTIRTWGDQALAALDEHAPDAATFAKVLGISDELAVPVYDRVRAKLASEPIEDLRVDFEDGFGVRSDEEEDQAAARAARLVAEAFSNGTNAPYMGIRMKCMESNVRDRGIRTTDIFLSGLLAHGGLPEGLVLTLPKVTYPEQVTAFVQLLEAFETARGLRPGRIGFEIQIETSQSILASDGTAAVARMIEASKGRATGLHYGTFDYSACVGVSAAYQSSDHPAADHAKAIMQVAAAGTGVRVSDGSTNVLPIGTTEHVHEAWKLHYGLTRRALARAYYQGWDMHPAHLPTRYAAVFVFYREGLETAAARLKAYVAKIEGDVMDEPATAKALAGYLVRGLDCGAVGADEVTALTGLTRAELDAFAIPRRSATLTATA from the coding sequence ATGGGTCAGCAGGAGAAGGTGGCGACGAGCCTCGCAGGCGCGGTCAGCGAGGGCATCAGCGCTTCCCTCAAGCCGGTGGACGCGGAACTCGCGCGCCACTACCCGGGCGACCCCGGCACCCGTCAGCCCATCCACACGGTCTACGTGCCCGGTGACGTCTTCGCGGCGGACACCATCCGCACCTGGGGCGACCAGGCCCTCGCGGCCCTCGACGAGCACGCCCCGGACGCGGCCACCTTCGCCAAGGTACTCGGCATCTCCGACGAGCTGGCGGTACCGGTCTACGACCGCGTGCGCGCCAAGCTCGCCTCCGAGCCCATCGAGGACCTCCGCGTCGACTTCGAGGACGGCTTCGGCGTCCGCTCCGACGAGGAGGAGGACCAGGCCGCGGCCCGCGCCGCCCGCCTCGTCGCCGAAGCCTTCTCCAACGGCACGAACGCCCCGTACATGGGCATCCGGATGAAGTGCATGGAGTCCAACGTCCGCGACCGCGGCATCCGGACCACCGACATCTTCCTCTCGGGCCTGCTCGCGCACGGCGGCCTGCCCGAGGGCCTGGTCCTGACCCTCCCCAAGGTCACGTACCCCGAGCAGGTCACGGCCTTCGTGCAGCTGCTGGAGGCCTTCGAGACCGCCCGCGGCCTGCGCCCGGGCCGGATCGGCTTCGAGATCCAGATCGAGACCAGCCAGTCCATCCTGGCCTCCGACGGCACCGCCGCGGTCGCCCGGATGATCGAGGCATCCAAGGGCCGCGCCACCGGCCTGCACTACGGCACCTTCGACTACAGCGCCTGCGTCGGCGTCTCGGCCGCGTACCAGTCGAGCGACCACCCCGCCGCCGACCACGCCAAGGCGATCATGCAGGTCGCGGCCGCCGGCACCGGCGTGCGCGTCTCCGACGGCTCGACCAACGTCCTGCCGATCGGCACCACCGAGCACGTCCACGAGGCCTGGAAGCTCCACTACGGCCTCACCCGCCGCGCCCTGGCCCGTGCCTACTACCAGGGCTGGGACATGCACCCGGCGCACCTGCCGACCCGCTACGCGGCCGTGTTCGTCTTCTACCGCGAGGGCCTCGAGACCGCCGCCGCGCGACTGAAGGCGTACGTCGCCAAGATCGAGGGCGACGTCATGGACGAGCCCGCCACCGCGAAGGCCCTGGCCGGCTACCTGGTCCGCGGCCTGGACTGCGGCGCCGTCGGCGCCGACGAGGTCACCGCCCTGACCGGCCTGACCCGCGCGGAGCTCGACGCCTTCGCCATCCCGCGCCGCTCGGCGACCCTGACGGCGACCGCCTGA